The proteins below are encoded in one region of Gulosibacter molinativorax:
- a CDS encoding Fic/DOC family protein, translating into MPQQFDSWASYFYPETYNEQTGFGVMRNVPGIRDFDALRSYDYRMSFARRTELELRPELVARTFDGEHMKALHGQLFQDVYEWAGQYRTVNMAKGGGAPFADAHNGAIDAYLTEVRAMVERTDWAQLDHAAFAERTAEVFAHVNQAHPFREGNGRTTKVFMEHIAERSPYTLEFERVPEEVWNLASAATRPPMGEYTPNHRPMVPVFEHAAVPRSNVLIHEGGRVTEAAAPEKPMTLAERIERKMSELRETRTTQPKHAAERGKTPELGDGTQPKPPTRGGR; encoded by the coding sequence ATGCCGCAGCAGTTCGATTCGTGGGCGTCGTATTTCTACCCGGAGACGTACAACGAGCAGACCGGGTTCGGCGTCATGCGGAATGTCCCCGGCATCCGAGACTTCGACGCGCTGCGCAGCTACGACTATCGCATGTCGTTTGCTCGGCGCACCGAGCTTGAGCTGCGCCCCGAGCTAGTCGCTCGGACGTTCGACGGCGAACACATGAAGGCCTTGCACGGCCAGCTCTTCCAAGACGTTTATGAATGGGCTGGGCAGTACCGGACTGTGAACATGGCGAAGGGCGGCGGAGCGCCCTTCGCGGATGCTCACAACGGCGCGATAGACGCCTATCTGACCGAGGTTCGTGCCATGGTCGAGCGCACCGACTGGGCGCAGCTCGACCATGCTGCATTCGCTGAGCGCACGGCGGAAGTCTTCGCCCACGTCAACCAGGCGCACCCGTTCCGTGAGGGCAACGGACGCACGACCAAGGTGTTTATGGAGCACATCGCGGAGCGGTCGCCGTACACGCTTGAGTTCGAGCGGGTGCCCGAGGAAGTGTGGAACCTTGCATCGGCGGCAACCCGGCCGCCGATGGGGGAGTACACGCCGAATCATCGCCCTATGGTGCCCGTGTTCGAGCACGCGGCCGTGCCGCGCTCGAACGTGCTCATTCACGAGGGCGGCCGCGTCACCGAGGCCGCAGCGCCCGAGAAACCGATGACGCTCGCGGAGCGCATCGAGCGGAAGATGAGCGAGCTGCGCGAGACGCGGACGACGCAGCCGAAGCACGCAGCGGAGCGAGGAAAGACCCCCGAGCTGGGCGACGGCACGCAGCCCAAGCCGCCGACCCGAGGCGGGCGGTAG
- a CDS encoding antitoxin VbhA family protein, translating to MSQPTFDVETRWPELFAQLDPEQRRAVVRSLAAGWHEGWEPNREDVADLIDYTRGALTFDEYQARSAAKAERIAGAASTL from the coding sequence ATGTCGCAACCAACCTTTGACGTAGAGACGCGCTGGCCCGAGCTATTCGCGCAGCTCGACCCCGAGCAGCGGCGAGCCGTTGTTCGGTCGCTCGCTGCGGGCTGGCATGAGGGATGGGAGCCGAACCGCGAGGACGTGGCCGACCTCATCGACTACACGCGGGGCGCGCTCACGTTCGATGAGTACCAGGCGCGTTCGGCCGCGAAGGCCGAACGCATCGCCGGAGCGGCCTCCACGCTCTGA
- a CDS encoding IS3-like element ISGmo1 family transposase (programmed frameshift): MKKPRRQFTDEFKADAVQLVIQGQRPIAQVARELEINESSLGYWVKNYRQANPDPQTAPAPVDAARYARLEAENRRLAEENAFLKKGRGLLREGTAVSVKFQLIHEEKAHHTIGLMTRLLKVSRAGYYAWAKRQGTTTPSGRRRDELAALIKQIDEDKQQTYGFRRMLHELARRGVTASAGLVRKLMRQLGVHGVQPRASKRTTIPALDAQDRPDWLRRDFTAEQPGQRFVGDITYLRTGEGWLYLATVIDLYNREVVGWSMADHMRVELVSDALTMAHTHGRIGEGAVFHSDRGSVYTSAAYAELAEQCQVKLSVGRTGVCWDNAVAESFFSMLKNEMYHRQAFATRGRARFAVMEYIEVFYNRGRLHSTLGYRTPVEVRHAYERNTDHQNVVAA, encoded by the exons ATGAAGAAACCCCGCCGTCAGTTCACTGACGAGTTCAAGGCCGACGCTGTGCAACTCGTCATCCAGGGACAGCGGCCGATCGCGCAGGTCGCCCGGGAGCTCGAGATTAACGAGTCTTCTCTGGGGTACTGGGTGAAGAACTACCGGCAAGCCAACCCGGACCCGCAGACTGCGCCTGCCCCGGTCGACGCCGCGCGATATGCGAGGCTCGAGGCGGAGAACCGTCGTCTGGCAGAGGAGAACGCGTTCCTGAAAAAAG GCCGCGGCCTTCTTCGCGAAGGAACAGCGGTGAGCGTGAAGTTCCAGCTGATCCACGAGGAGAAGGCCCACCACACGATTGGCCTGATGACACGCCTGCTGAAGGTGTCTCGGGCTGGCTACTACGCCTGGGCGAAACGACAAGGCACCACCACGCCATCTGGTCGCCGACGCGATGAGTTGGCGGCGTTGATCAAGCAGATCGACGAGGACAAGCAGCAGACGTACGGGTTCCGGAGGATGCTCCACGAGCTTGCCCGCAGGGGTGTCACGGCCTCGGCGGGCCTGGTGCGGAAGCTGATGCGCCAGCTCGGTGTGCACGGGGTGCAGCCGCGTGCGTCGAAGCGGACCACGATTCCCGCACTCGACGCCCAGGACCGTCCGGACTGGTTGCGCCGCGACTTCACCGCCGAGCAGCCAGGGCAGCGGTTCGTCGGTGACATCACGTATCTGCGCACCGGGGAGGGATGGCTGTATCTCGCGACCGTGATTGATCTGTACAACCGTGAAGTGGTGGGGTGGTCGATGGCTGATCACATGCGCGTCGAGCTCGTCAGCGATGCCCTCACGATGGCGCATACCCACGGTCGTATCGGTGAGGGTGCCGTGTTTCACTCGGATCGCGGCTCGGTCTACACCTCGGCTGCCTATGCCGAGCTTGCCGAGCAGTGCCAGGTGAAGCTCTCGGTTGGGCGGACCGGGGTGTGCTGGGACAACGCCGTCGCTGAGAGCTTCTTCTCGATGTTGAAGAACGAGATGTACCACCGGCAGGCTTTCGCCACCAGAGGGCGTGCGAGGTTCGCGGTGATGGAGTACATCGAGGTGTTCTACAACCGTGGCAGGCTCCACTCAACGCTGGGATATCGCACCCCTGTCGAGGTCCGCCACGCATACGAACGAAACACAGATCATCAGAACGTGGTCGCGGCCTGA
- a CDS encoding recombinase family protein, whose translation MRIGYTRVSTREQNADSQIARLEQAGCERIFVDVGYSSRVEDRPDWIECKKIQRPGDELVIPSLDRVAGTDSIAISIIRDHAARGVKLRSLDEPWMDIDPSTAMGEAMLKIMATLAQLRVDMIRENTRRGVEHARSQGRIGGRPTVMTPERIAMAKTMREADPPMSYAQIALALGVGRSSVSRALSNSE comes from the coding sequence GTGCGGATCGGATACACCCGCGTCAGCACTCGCGAGCAGAACGCAGACTCGCAAATAGCCCGCCTCGAACAGGCAGGATGCGAACGAATCTTTGTTGACGTGGGCTACTCAAGCCGAGTGGAAGATCGCCCTGACTGGATCGAGTGCAAGAAGATACAGCGCCCCGGTGACGAGCTGGTGATTCCCTCGCTCGACCGCGTAGCAGGCACCGACAGCATCGCTATCTCGATCATCCGCGACCACGCCGCCCGCGGCGTGAAGCTGCGCAGCCTCGATGAACCATGGATGGACATAGACCCCTCAACAGCGATGGGTGAAGCCATGCTCAAGATCATGGCGACGCTCGCGCAGCTCCGCGTCGATATGATCCGCGAGAACACCCGCCGAGGCGTCGAGCACGCCCGATCCCAAGGCCGCATAGGTGGCCGCCCTACCGTGATGACACCCGAGCGGATCGCCATGGCGAAGACCATGCGCGAGGCCGACCCGCCGATGAGCTACGCGCAAATCGCGCTCGCGCTCGGCGTCGGCCGCAGCTCGGTTAGCCGCGCTCTATCGAACTCCGAGTAG